The Arcanobacterium pinnipediorum genome includes a region encoding these proteins:
- a CDS encoding DUF4870 domain-containing protein: MTESFYRNGRIIESVTEDERTWAKIAHLSAIIAMIVSATSLSFLGPLVIWAMKKDSSPFVRQAAAQSFNFNAGMWIMNIVGWALTITIILAPIGLPLVFASFVLTIWQHLKAFGATNRGEQYSYPFQIPILS; the protein is encoded by the coding sequence ATGACTGAATCTTTTTATCGTAATGGTCGCATTATCGAATCGGTTACCGAAGATGAACGCACCTGGGCAAAAATCGCTCATCTTTCTGCGATTATTGCCATGATTGTCTCTGCAACCTCGCTATCTTTCCTCGGCCCGCTTGTTATTTGGGCGATGAAGAAGGACTCGAGCCCGTTCGTGCGTCAAGCTGCTGCGCAATCGTTCAATTTCAATGCCGGCATGTGGATAATGAATATCGTCGGGTGGGCGCTAACTATAACTATTATTTTGGCGCCTATCGGCCTGCCGCTGGTATTTGCCAGTTTCGTACTCACAATTTGGCAGCACCTCAAAGCATTCGGGGCAACTAACCGCGGCGAGCAATACTCCTACCCGTTCCAGATTCCTATCCTTAGCTAG
- a CDS encoding peptidase T, with protein MHTTSLTQELVERFFRYVAISSQSDASNPVVPTSPGQRVLAELLADELRQIGAIDVVLDDYACLTARFPGTLPGPALGFCAHLDTVDVGLSPDIYPQLVRFSGQRIELGHGQVLDPRQYPVLEDYLGEDIICTDGSSVLGSDDKAALASIMTALSHLGEVEHRDIVLAFVPDEEIGLRGAKALDLTRFAVAGAYTVDCEGQSTIAYETFNAGQAIVEIAGVTAHPMSAKGVLVNPNLVAHDLISCFDRNQTPECTAGREGYIWVQGIDGNQARTIVTLNIRDHDKARYEERKTEILRAVAEIEKRHPRAQISCQIDDVYANIADALKPENQWVVQDLQAAVLTTGRPARPLVMRGGTDGSYLSTQGIPTPNIFTGGFNFHSVHEFLPVSEFYRSYRTIWALMTRQF; from the coding sequence ATGCACACAACGAGTCTAACCCAAGAGCTGGTGGAACGATTTTTCCGCTACGTAGCGATCAGCAGTCAATCCGATGCCTCCAATCCGGTTGTTCCCACCAGTCCCGGTCAGCGCGTTCTAGCCGAGTTACTCGCCGATGAATTACGTCAAATCGGTGCGATCGACGTCGTTCTCGATGACTACGCGTGCCTCACAGCGCGGTTTCCCGGAACGCTGCCCGGCCCGGCATTGGGGTTTTGTGCCCATTTAGATACCGTCGACGTCGGTTTGAGTCCAGATATTTACCCACAGCTTGTCCGCTTTTCTGGGCAGCGAATCGAACTAGGTCACGGCCAGGTCCTAGACCCGCGCCAGTATCCTGTTCTTGAAGACTATCTAGGAGAGGACATCATCTGCACCGATGGTTCGTCGGTGCTGGGCAGTGATGACAAGGCAGCATTGGCTTCGATCATGACGGCGCTCTCTCACCTGGGCGAGGTCGAACACCGCGATATTGTCCTCGCTTTTGTCCCGGATGAAGAAATTGGGTTACGCGGAGCTAAGGCACTTGATTTGACGCGTTTCGCGGTAGCTGGCGCCTATACAGTTGATTGCGAGGGGCAATCAACAATAGCCTACGAGACGTTTAATGCCGGTCAAGCAATCGTCGAGATTGCTGGGGTGACTGCTCATCCGATGTCGGCCAAAGGAGTGTTGGTTAATCCTAACCTAGTTGCCCACGATCTGATCTCGTGTTTCGATCGCAACCAGACTCCCGAATGTACTGCAGGACGCGAGGGATATATTTGGGTCCAAGGTATCGACGGTAACCAGGCTCGAACGATCGTTACACTCAATATCCGTGACCACGATAAGGCCAGATATGAAGAACGCAAAACCGAGATTCTGCGGGCGGTAGCGGAGATCGAGAAGCGTCATCCGCGGGCGCAGATTTCGTGTCAGATCGACGATGTGTATGCGAACATAGCTGACGCGCTAAAGCCAGAAAATCAGTGGGTAGTCCAGGATTTGCAGGCTGCTGTGCTCACCACTGGGCGCCCGGCGCGTCCACTGGTTATGCGCGGTGGCACAGATGGGTCATACTTATCAACTCAAGGAATCCCGACCCCGAATATTTTCACCGGGGGTTTCAACTTCCATTCAGTGCATGAATTCTTGCCAGTTTCAGAGTTTTATCGTTCGTATCGCACTATTTGGGCGCTAATGACGCGCCAGTTCTAG
- a CDS encoding IS1249 family transposase: MVKNGKDKCGHQRWICCSCKVTSRWHNDVTSRDLRAFLDVLTGKTTQRELPGQGRTFRRRSAVLWEIWPICEPDGQDHRVIHVDGIHLGRDAVILIACSPEYVIAWHVARRESTQAWLDLLAKIPPPGMVVADGGTGFTTARARLWPSTRVQRCTFHAYQQVKRYTTTRSRTECGRQLYRIGVDLLHVKTPAHAHAWIDSFYAWRHRWAGFLAEKTRNEKGKLVDKHERLVKAGNSLSRLVDSGHLFTFLNPDLYDDGEIIGSLPAMNNQIEGGINSPLRELLRRHRGMSIDHRIRAVSWWCYLHTENPANPAEILRIMPTNTDIMRAYQQAAARHRADHNNHRWGNGLDWNELHTHTPYRNDY; the protein is encoded by the coding sequence ATGGTCAAAAACGGTAAAGACAAATGCGGCCACCAACGCTGGATCTGCTGCTCATGCAAGGTAACCTCGCGTTGGCATAACGACGTCACTTCGCGGGATTTGCGCGCGTTCTTAGACGTTCTGACTGGGAAAACCACGCAGCGAGAACTTCCTGGACAGGGCCGGACCTTCCGACGCAGGAGCGCTGTGTTGTGGGAGATCTGGCCGATATGCGAACCCGATGGGCAAGACCACCGCGTGATCCATGTTGATGGTATCCATTTAGGCCGCGATGCTGTCATTCTGATCGCCTGCAGCCCCGAATATGTGATTGCCTGGCATGTGGCCAGACGTGAATCGACCCAAGCCTGGCTGGACCTGCTCGCGAAAATCCCACCACCCGGTATGGTCGTGGCTGACGGGGGCACAGGTTTCACAACAGCTCGGGCACGATTGTGGCCCTCCACGCGTGTCCAACGCTGCACGTTCCACGCCTATCAACAGGTCAAACGCTACACGACCACACGCTCACGAACTGAATGTGGCAGACAGCTCTACCGGATCGGTGTTGATCTATTGCATGTGAAAACTCCCGCACACGCGCACGCATGGATCGATAGCTTCTATGCTTGGCGTCACCGTTGGGCTGGGTTCCTGGCCGAGAAAACCCGTAACGAGAAAGGAAAACTAGTCGATAAACACGAGCGGCTCGTCAAGGCTGGCAATAGTCTGTCTAGGCTGGTCGATAGTGGCCATTTGTTCACGTTTCTCAATCCCGATCTTTACGATGACGGAGAAATAATCGGTTCTCTACCAGCGATGAATAACCAGATCGAGGGAGGTATCAACTCGCCTTTACGTGAACTGCTGCGCCGTCATCGGGGTATGAGTATCGATCACCGGATCCGTGCAGTGTCATGGTGGTGCTACCTACACACCGAGAACCCTGCCAACCCAGCCGAAATCCTGCGTATCATGCCCACCAACACGGACATCATGCGCGCTTACCAGCAAGCCGCAGCCCGACACCGAGCCGACCACAACAACCATCGCTGGGGCAACGGCCTTGACTGGAACGAACTCCACACCCACACACCCTACCGCAACGACTACTAA
- a CDS encoding glucose PTS transporter subunit IIA produces the protein MSTNKSANGIIDAVGGPENIRSLTHCATRLRFELNDADLVKAADLEQIPEVLGTMAQSGDRYQVIVGGAVESMYSAINALPQMANRAKAGESDEDIKAAARSKARGKSAWLDTFFEYLSDSFRPILGVLLGASLIIAFAAVLDALGVVDFRAADKAPGWVFVDSMWHSVFYFLPIMVAFNASKKLLVDPWLGATIMAAFLTPDFLKLSNSELYTTLQCVENEAIKQTTCSIDVFGLPLTLPDYSGNVFVPLMMVPVLALVYRNLKKIIPSNVQMVFIPFISMIVLIPLTAFLIGPLGIWIGNGLGFGLAWMNTTAPFIFAIAIPLIYPFLVPLGLHWPLNAMMLVNIQTLGYDFIQGPMGAWNFACFGTTAGVLYLAIRDKDNVMRQTASGALAAGLFGGISEPSLYGIHLRFKLAYSRLLAGCLAGGLTIAVLSLPFGGVTTDAFVFTSLLTISVFDPAWVYLIAIAVAFTTSMLAVIVLDYRPREERPSYIRKHTVTLPDNTVGVPIAGKVISLDDAGDQVFASRALGEGFAVVPEVDETGNATVVAPITGTVSSVTKSGHAFGIKSADGTEVLVHVGIDTVNLKGDGFDVKVAKGEQITAGHPLVAVDFKKVAAAGYATTVIVTVTNTRSFAAVTPVLAEHATVLTPGVTTQR, from the coding sequence ATGTCTACAAACAAGAGCGCCAACGGTATTATCGACGCCGTCGGCGGACCAGAGAATATACGATCTCTCACCCACTGCGCGACGCGGCTACGCTTCGAACTCAACGACGCCGATCTGGTCAAGGCAGCAGATCTGGAACAGATTCCTGAAGTCCTTGGCACAATGGCACAATCAGGTGATCGCTATCAGGTGATCGTGGGCGGCGCAGTTGAATCGATGTATAGCGCAATCAATGCGCTACCGCAGATGGCTAATCGCGCCAAAGCAGGCGAATCTGATGAAGATATCAAGGCGGCAGCTCGTTCCAAAGCGCGCGGCAAGTCAGCATGGCTCGATACCTTCTTCGAATACCTTTCTGATTCTTTCCGCCCTATTCTTGGCGTGCTCTTGGGAGCATCGCTGATCATCGCCTTCGCTGCTGTTCTTGACGCGCTCGGCGTCGTCGACTTCCGCGCTGCCGATAAGGCTCCCGGGTGGGTGTTCGTCGATTCCATGTGGCATTCAGTATTCTACTTCCTGCCCATCATGGTGGCATTTAACGCCTCTAAGAAACTCTTAGTTGATCCGTGGCTCGGGGCAACCATCATGGCTGCATTCTTGACCCCCGACTTCCTCAAACTGTCCAACTCAGAGCTTTACACCACTCTACAATGCGTGGAAAACGAGGCAATTAAACAAACTACCTGTTCGATTGACGTTTTCGGTTTGCCACTGACCTTGCCAGATTATTCCGGTAACGTTTTCGTGCCATTGATGATGGTGCCCGTACTCGCATTGGTCTACCGCAACTTGAAGAAGATCATCCCCAGCAACGTCCAGATGGTTTTCATTCCATTCATCTCCATGATCGTCCTCATTCCGCTTACTGCTTTCCTCATCGGCCCATTGGGCATCTGGATCGGTAACGGTCTCGGTTTCGGCTTGGCATGGATGAACACCACTGCTCCATTCATCTTCGCAATCGCAATCCCACTCATCTACCCATTCCTCGTGCCACTCGGTTTGCACTGGCCACTGAACGCCATGATGCTCGTCAATATCCAAACCTTAGGCTATGACTTCATTCAAGGCCCAATGGGTGCATGGAACTTCGCGTGTTTCGGCACCACCGCAGGCGTGCTCTACTTGGCAATCCGCGATAAGGACAACGTCATGCGCCAAACCGCTTCTGGTGCACTCGCAGCCGGCCTCTTCGGCGGCATCTCCGAACCCTCACTTTACGGTATTCACTTACGCTTCAAGCTCGCCTACTCGCGGCTATTGGCTGGCTGTTTAGCTGGCGGCCTTACTATCGCAGTATTGAGCTTGCCATTTGGCGGGGTGACCACAGACGCCTTCGTCTTTACCTCATTGCTCACTATCTCCGTCTTCGATCCGGCTTGGGTTTACTTGATCGCAATCGCGGTAGCATTCACAACCTCGATGTTGGCTGTTATCGTCCTCGATTACCGTCCACGCGAGGAACGTCCTTCCTACATTCGCAAGCACACCGTCACTCTTCCCGATAACACCGTAGGTGTTCCCATCGCAGGAAAAGTCATCTCCCTAGACGACGCCGGTGATCAAGTATTCGCCTCACGCGCTCTGGGTGAAGGTTTCGCCGTCGTCCCAGAAGTTGATGAAACTGGTAACGCCACCGTCGTCGCCCCTATCACTGGAACCGTGTCCAGTGTGACAAAGTCTGGACATGCTTTCGGAATCAAATCGGCTGACGGCACGGAAGTTCTCGTTCACGTCGGCATTGATACCGTCAATCTCAAAGGTGACGGGTTCGATGTCAAAGTTGCTAAGGGCGAGCAGATCACAGCCGGACACCCGCTGGTCGCGGTAGACTTTAAGAAAGTTGCCGCAGCAGGATATGCCACCACCGTGATCGTCACGGTCACTAATACGCGTTCCTTTGCGGCAGTAACACCAGTACTGGCAGAACATGCAACCGTACTTACGCCAGGTGTAACCACCCAACGTTAA
- a CDS encoding PRD domain-containing protein, translated as MEILRIFNNNVVLARQDSGREVIVTGRGVGFKARVGQALNPELIVRVFVPLDGRDPDHLGALIAQLSDNVRDLVHRAMVDAHFSDEQLSSPTLYIALCDHIELALRRIKTGETLQYPLQAEVEHLYHAEYVQAGMFLKSLNTLLTANDHPPLPAHESIAVALHLVNAGFAGGNLAHTYTMTGLIQQVIDVIGATFGVRLDQTSVNTARLITHMRYLFVRIFQGKQLTDEISSIAAAIRSSLVAEYACAENINQLISLRLGTELNDNEIAYLAMHISRVTSVQD; from the coding sequence ATGGAGATTCTTCGAATCTTTAATAACAACGTCGTCTTGGCCCGTCAAGACTCTGGCCGTGAGGTCATCGTGACGGGCCGGGGCGTCGGCTTTAAAGCCCGGGTAGGGCAAGCTCTCAATCCTGAGTTAATCGTGCGCGTTTTTGTCCCACTAGATGGTCGCGATCCAGACCATCTAGGAGCTCTGATCGCTCAATTGAGCGACAACGTCCGCGATCTCGTACACCGAGCGATGGTTGATGCACACTTTTCTGACGAACAGCTCTCGAGCCCCACACTCTATATAGCGTTATGCGACCACATCGAGTTGGCGTTGCGCCGAATCAAAACTGGTGAAACGCTACAATACCCGCTCCAGGCGGAAGTCGAACATCTCTACCATGCCGAATACGTTCAAGCTGGCATGTTCTTAAAGTCATTAAATACGCTACTTACTGCCAACGATCATCCGCCGTTGCCTGCGCATGAGAGTATCGCTGTGGCACTACATCTTGTCAATGCCGGGTTTGCCGGCGGTAATCTGGCACACACGTACACAATGACTGGTCTTATCCAGCAGGTTATCGATGTTATCGGGGCAACATTTGGAGTTCGCCTTGACCAAACGAGTGTCAACACTGCTCGCCTAATCACGCACATGCGCTACCTATTCGTCCGTATCTTCCAAGGCAAACAACTCACCGATGAGATTTCTAGTATTGCTGCCGCCATCCGAAGCTCACTGGTAGCCGAATATGCGTGCGCCGAAAATATTAATCAACTCATTTCGCTACGTTTAGGCACCGAGCTCAACGACAACGAAATCGCCTACTTGGCGATGCATATTTCCCGAGTTACGTCCGTTCAAGACTAA
- the ptsP gene encoding phosphoenolpyruvate--protein phosphotransferase, giving the protein MAVEHRVLLGIGVSAGTAHGAIAVVSPAPTIDPNEPRTTDVDQASETVAQALETVASELLDRAEHASEKAQEILSATAKMARDRGLKKAIVKELKNGSGLTRAISDAIQKYADMFIELGGYMAERATDLYDVRDRAIAVVRNLPMPGIPELAQPSIIVARDLAPAETATLDPEKALGIVIAEGGPTSHTAILAAQLGIPAAVRVGKVVEYATQAQEAGATMALDGGVGEVIIAPSQDDVDLLTERSEQREKALADSHGVGMTYDGHRVALLANIGTADDAQRAAQKDLEGSGLFRTEFLFLGREAAPSVEEQTEVYKTVFEAFGKRRVTVRTLDAGADKPLKFADLGEEENPALGRRGVRLTRIREDLMDAQLQALAAAYKATGADVRVMAPMIATMEEAQWFAQKARAVGLPSVGIMIEVPAAAINSAQLLSVVDFASIGTNDLAQYTMAADRMQGELASLLDVWQPAVLRMIRLACQGGTATGKYVGVCGEAGGDPLLALVLTGLGVQSLSMAPSKVGAVRAALKLHDLSTCQQMAAYALDAPTAADARAAVEKLIHPDVKFLL; this is encoded by the coding sequence ATGGCGGTAGAGCATCGCGTACTACTTGGAATTGGCGTATCGGCTGGAACAGCCCACGGCGCAATCGCAGTCGTATCTCCGGCCCCAACAATTGACCCAAATGAGCCACGAACCACAGACGTAGACCAGGCGAGTGAAACGGTCGCACAGGCCCTCGAAACGGTTGCGAGCGAACTGCTGGACCGCGCCGAACACGCCTCGGAAAAAGCGCAAGAGATTTTAAGCGCCACCGCCAAAATGGCGCGCGATCGGGGTTTGAAGAAAGCAATCGTCAAAGAGCTCAAAAATGGTTCCGGTCTTACCCGAGCCATCTCTGATGCGATTCAAAAGTATGCCGATATGTTCATCGAACTTGGTGGATATATGGCAGAACGCGCCACCGATCTCTACGATGTACGAGATCGTGCGATTGCCGTCGTGCGTAACCTACCGATGCCCGGTATTCCGGAACTTGCGCAGCCCTCTATTATTGTTGCCCGCGATCTTGCTCCCGCTGAAACCGCGACGCTCGATCCTGAAAAAGCTCTCGGAATCGTTATCGCAGAAGGTGGCCCAACGAGCCACACAGCGATTTTGGCTGCACAGCTCGGTATTCCGGCAGCGGTGCGCGTTGGAAAAGTAGTCGAATATGCCACCCAAGCCCAAGAAGCTGGCGCTACTATGGCACTCGATGGTGGGGTTGGCGAAGTCATTATCGCACCTTCGCAAGACGACGTCGATCTGCTAACCGAACGTTCCGAACAACGTGAAAAGGCGTTAGCGGATTCTCACGGAGTTGGAATGACGTATGACGGTCATCGCGTTGCACTACTTGCCAATATCGGTACAGCTGATGATGCACAACGAGCAGCCCAAAAAGACCTTGAAGGTTCGGGGTTATTCCGTACCGAATTCCTGTTCCTGGGCCGTGAAGCAGCTCCGAGTGTTGAAGAGCAAACCGAAGTATACAAAACAGTATTTGAAGCGTTTGGAAAACGTCGGGTCACAGTACGCACCTTAGATGCCGGCGCTGATAAACCCCTGAAATTTGCAGACCTCGGCGAAGAAGAAAACCCGGCGCTTGGACGCCGCGGTGTTCGGCTGACCCGGATCCGTGAAGATCTTATGGACGCGCAACTCCAAGCACTAGCAGCTGCCTATAAGGCAACGGGTGCTGATGTACGCGTGATGGCTCCGATGATTGCCACAATGGAAGAAGCACAGTGGTTTGCCCAAAAAGCGCGAGCTGTTGGTTTGCCATCAGTGGGTATCATGATCGAAGTCCCTGCAGCTGCCATCAACTCCGCACAGTTACTTTCCGTAGTGGACTTTGCGTCGATTGGCACCAACGATCTCGCTCAATACACCATGGCTGCTGATCGTATGCAAGGCGAGCTTGCCAGCCTCCTTGACGTCTGGCAGCCAGCTGTGCTGCGCATGATTCGACTCGCATGCCAAGGTGGTACCGCCACTGGAAAGTATGTGGGAGTGTGTGGTGAAGCAGGCGGAGATCCACTCTTGGCCCTGGTTCTGACCGGACTAGGCGTCCAGTCGCTATCGATGGCACCGTCAAAGGTTGGGGCAGTACGTGCAGCACTCAAACTCCACGATCTGTCCACCTGCCAGCAAATGGCCGCATACGCGCTAGATGCTCCAACGGCAGCAGACGCACGTGCAGCAGTTGAAAAGCTGATCCATCCAGACGTGAAGTTCCTCCTGTAA
- a CDS encoding HPr family phosphocarrier protein: MISRTVTVASTVGLHARPAALLAEAAEATGVEFTLTLDGEEADAASVLDIMSLGADHGDEVTISTEDDTATEALDKLAELISTDLDA; this comes from the coding sequence ATGATCTCTCGAACAGTTACCGTAGCGTCCACCGTCGGACTCCACGCACGTCCGGCAGCTCTGCTTGCTGAAGCTGCCGAAGCCACCGGAGTAGAGTTCACCCTCACCCTCGATGGCGAAGAAGCAGACGCAGCATCGGTACTCGATATTATGTCTCTTGGTGCAGATCACGGTGACGAAGTCACCATCTCCACCGAAGACGACACCGCTACCGAGGCGCTAGACAAGCTTGCAGAACTGATCTCTACCGATCTGGACGCGTGA
- a CDS encoding NAD(P)H-dependent oxidoreductase: MKKIAVIVGSTRQGSWNRRVAQDLVSMLPEGFDAEFLSLQDLPFYDQEWDTPETIPAAVAELRSKADAADGFIILTPEYNRSMPAVLKNALDILSRPFGAKKMSGKPTLVASATPGAFGGFGASRDLRNVLAFLDAQVIGQPEVYLSFVHTLYADGELNEDTAKFLRSVVAKFVDAFPPQAK; this comes from the coding sequence ATGAAGAAAATAGCCGTTATTGTTGGCAGCACCCGTCAAGGATCGTGGAACCGACGCGTCGCCCAAGACCTCGTCTCGATGCTTCCCGAAGGTTTCGACGCCGAATTCCTCTCCCTTCAAGATCTCCCCTTCTACGATCAAGAATGGGACACACCCGAAACGATTCCGGCCGCCGTCGCCGAATTGCGCAGCAAGGCAGATGCTGCGGACGGCTTCATTATCCTCACCCCGGAATATAACCGCTCCATGCCAGCCGTACTCAAAAATGCCCTCGATATTCTCTCGCGCCCATTCGGCGCAAAGAAGATGTCTGGAAAACCAACGCTAGTGGCTAGTGCTACCCCAGGGGCGTTTGGCGGATTTGGAGCCAGCCGCGACTTGCGCAATGTGCTCGCATTCTTAGACGCTCAGGTCATCGGGCAACCCGAAGTTTATTTGAGTTTCGTTCACACCCTCTATGCCGACGGCGAGCTGAACGAAGATACCGCCAAATTCTTACGTAGCGTAGTTGCAAAGTTCGTGGACGCATTTCCACCACAAGCGAAGTAA
- a CDS encoding Dps family protein → MTTSFTGSSVLSESLQKVLTDVTALSLVAKQLHWNVVGVGFRGLHLYLDEVVAIARTASDDVAERMRAVGLIPDGRPQSVGELNSLPAVKETIVSTAEAVEAAVAALNATVGTMRQVHEKIDAEDPASGDILLDYIRQLEQQAWFIGSSVDKA, encoded by the coding sequence ATGACAACAAGTTTCACTGGCTCCTCAGTTCTATCTGAAAGCCTACAAAAAGTTTTAACTGACGTCACCGCACTATCCTTAGTTGCCAAGCAGCTACATTGGAACGTAGTCGGTGTTGGTTTCCGTGGCCTACATCTGTACCTAGATGAGGTCGTAGCAATCGCCCGTACCGCATCTGACGATGTTGCCGAGCGCATGCGCGCAGTTGGCCTGATTCCTGATGGTCGCCCACAAAGCGTTGGCGAACTCAACAGCTTGCCTGCAGTGAAGGAAACCATTGTTTCTACTGCCGAAGCAGTCGAGGCGGCAGTTGCTGCACTCAACGCAACCGTTGGCACCATGCGCCAAGTTCACGAGAAGATCGACGCTGAAGATCCAGCCTCGGGCGATATTTTGCTTGACTACATTCGTCAGCTAGAGCAGCAAGCTTGGTTCATCGGTTCGTCGGTAGACAAGGCTTAA
- a CDS encoding rhodanese-like domain-containing protein: protein MKTLRIALATFACVGLVACSPETSAQVSAESTSSIKESTSTTESESAMIIDVRTPEEFASGHLQGAVNFDVNDEEFKNQVKDLDKNASYILYCRSGNRAHGAQEYMESIGFTDVKNLGSVQEASEALGIDVVVEK, encoded by the coding sequence ATGAAAACTTTACGAATTGCGCTCGCAACTTTTGCCTGCGTCGGCTTAGTTGCCTGTTCTCCAGAAACATCTGCCCAAGTCTCGGCGGAATCAACGAGTTCAATTAAAGAAAGCACGTCCACAACTGAAAGTGAATCGGCGATGATTATCGATGTACGCACCCCAGAAGAATTTGCGAGCGGTCACCTGCAAGGTGCAGTCAATTTTGACGTTAACGACGAAGAATTCAAAAACCAGGTTAAAGATCTGGATAAAAACGCATCCTATATTCTCTACTGCCGTTCCGGTAACCGTGCTCACGGTGCGCAAGAATACATGGAGAGCATCGGTTTTACTGACGTGAAGAATCTAGGATCGGTGCAAGAAGCCTCCGAGGCGCTCGGGATCGACGTCGTCGTCGAGAAATAA
- a CDS encoding AAA family ATPase has protein sequence MIKNPFKPTMGMTPPLLVGREEILNDVEFALDNGAGTHERVTVITGPRGIGKTAVLNAIEDLALQHGWTYFSETATKGFVQRLISSAQAKIAELSPQSQRKLTGVSLSGVGSLDWKSVEPAATSPSLRQILTRVLDLIDEADEKLGQSTGLFITLDELHHLQRDEIIELATTVQHLIRESRNIALFMAGIPGSVKPLLGNDAGRNPITFLRRANRVTLGRVGIDFVRQGLSVPVQNLGLRWEKDALEEAARACDGYPFTIQLVGQYSFAAREGEFITADSVAAGISRAVAKLGQLVHEPALADLSERDREFLRSMAIDDDDSAISQIATRMGISAQYANNYRRRLIDAEMIEPTRRGRVRFALPYLRSYLRENYS, from the coding sequence ATGATCAAAAATCCGTTTAAACCGACTATGGGCATGACGCCACCACTGCTGGTGGGCCGCGAGGAAATCCTTAATGACGTCGAATTCGCTCTAGATAACGGAGCTGGAACACATGAACGAGTCACAGTTATTACTGGTCCGCGCGGCATCGGCAAAACCGCGGTGCTCAACGCCATCGAAGATCTAGCACTACAACATGGCTGGACCTACTTTTCCGAAACTGCAACGAAGGGCTTTGTACAGCGCCTGATCAGTAGCGCACAGGCCAAAATCGCTGAACTTTCACCACAGTCGCAACGGAAACTGACCGGCGTATCGCTTTCTGGAGTCGGCAGTCTCGACTGGAAGAGTGTGGAACCGGCCGCGACTTCGCCGTCGTTACGTCAAATACTGACGCGGGTGCTGGATCTGATCGATGAAGCTGACGAAAAACTCGGGCAATCGACGGGGCTGTTTATCACTCTTGACGAACTGCATCATCTTCAGCGCGATGAGATCATTGAGTTGGCCACTACGGTACAGCACTTGATTCGTGAATCTCGGAATATTGCTTTGTTTATGGCAGGGATTCCCGGCTCGGTCAAGCCGTTATTGGGTAACGACGCCGGACGCAATCCGATCACGTTTTTGCGGCGAGCAAATCGGGTTACGTTGGGACGTGTGGGAATCGATTTTGTGCGCCAGGGGCTGTCGGTTCCGGTCCAGAATCTTGGGTTGCGCTGGGAGAAGGACGCATTGGAAGAGGCAGCGCGGGCCTGCGACGGCTATCCGTTCACGATACAGTTGGTCGGCCAGTACTCATTTGCTGCTCGCGAGGGTGAGTTCATTACCGCAGACAGTGTCGCGGCTGGTATTTCACGGGCAGTAGCCAAGCTCGGTCAGTTGGTCCACGAGCCGGCTCTAGCTGATTTATCGGAACGAGATCGCGAATTCTTGCGCTCCATGGCGATCGACGACGACGATAGCGCAATATCCCAGATCGCTACTCGGATGGGGATTTCCGCTCAGTATGCAAACAACTATCGCAGGCGCTTGATTGACGCAGAAATGATTGAACCCACGCGACGAGGCAGGGTCAGGTTTGCATTGCCGTATTTGCGTAGCTATTTGCGAGAAAACTATAGCTAA